The Ipomoea triloba cultivar NCNSP0323 chromosome 4, ASM357664v1 DNA segment GTGGGACATCTGCCCGCCCCCTCCCCCCACACCCCTTATATAGTACTCCCTTGTATGTGTGTGATTAtatatagagtttattaccgaaatggtccctcaactattacgaaattaccaatttggtcctcgacaatttttcatacccaattaagtccctcgactttgaaaattttaaccaatttggtcctccgtttagtttgccgttaaaatcgggaccaaattagtaattttactatagttaAAGGACCAacttggtaatttttctatagtcaagggaccaaattggtaattaattttttactgaaatggtcccttgactatagaaaaattaccaatttggtcccttaactatagtaaaattaccaatttggtcccgattttaacggcaaactaaacggaggaccaaattggttaaaattttcaaagtcaagggacttaattgggtacgaaaaattgtcgaggaccaaattggtaatttcgcaatagtcgagggatcatttgggtaataaactcttatatatataattaatagttGAGTTAGGTTGGTTGGTAAGTTATGACTTTAATTTAAGCAAAGGCCAAAGTTTCAATTCTCATTGCTTTTACTAGGTTGttacacttttttttctttttagaaatattaatagtgatatttttatttttatactttaaaatataatatgtgcaaatattattttatattaatagtgagatatatagtttataatgtattttttatttgaatcattttatcaaactaattatgtttcatattttgttataaatatttgtttataaagTTATGATGTGCTTTTTTCATAAGTgcttcttcttttctctttttttcaaACTATCTCTTTTACATTAATCTTTCGCACCCATTGAAAAAAATTCGGAATCCATCCCTGGATTCCCTGATGAGTATAATATCTTTTTGACATTATgacattttttcataatttatatatacggTGTAAATATTAATTGTGACCATTCAGAATCATTTCTATTATAATGTTTGGGAATCATGCATATCTCAGTTTGCTTTTGGACCACAGctataaattactaaaatattgTTGGCATCTGCAAGCATCAATAATTATCAAATCTGCATTATCTGGCGTACATGCACCACCGCTTTGCAATTATTTAAAGGCCATCCAGTGCTGGGAATCGAAAACCTCAAGCccaaatatattcatatttgagagagagagagagagagagagagagatgagcaATCTAAGTGGGAAGTTAGTATCACAAATAGAGATCAAGTCCGATGGGGATGTGTTCCATGAAATCTTTAGGTATAGACCAAATCATATCTCCACCATGAGCTCAGACAAGATTCATGGCTGTGATTTGCATGAGGGTGAGTGGGGAACTGTTGGTTCTGTCATCTGCTGGACTTTTACTCATGGTATCTCCTCCTACTCCtctctatactatatatatatatactatagtgATTATAGCGTTATGATTACAAATTTCTTTGCAgattaaaaacaattaaatattgCACCTTTAAATCTAAAGGCCggactaataatatataagtaaatatgcatatatacaaattttatattcGACTTGTCGTCTcgatatttttttcttttcttttctaaagATGATAATTTCAAGATCTCGATCCTTGGAGGTTGTTCCAGAAAGATGACAATACTTATTTATTCTACATTATTTAATGTAGAAGtgaaataatatgtttttttatatacggagtatttattacgATTTATGTATAATATGATCTTCAATTGTATAATATATGAACAACGTAAACTTACAGACTAATATTCCATCTAAATACATCCACTTGTTCTTGTGAGTTCCTTTCTAATATGAGAGTCTTTGtaaatatacacaaattattACATAAATACACACAAATTATTACATGAATGCAAATTGGGTagcttgtgtgcattcatgctgAGCAAATTGCACAAGATCTAATCTGTCGCATTCATATAGTAATAACTTGTGTGCATTTTTTAGGGTCTCACGGAAAGATGTGAGCTCATTTTATTATTACTCTCTGACCgtacacatatataaatatatacacacgcGCACCCCGCGCGCGTacgtacacacacatatatatatatatatatatgtatatatgtatgtatgtatgcatgtacgtgtatatatatatgtatgtatatatatatgtatgtatatatatatgtatttgtatatatgtatgtatatctatatgtatatatgtatacatatatgtatgtgtgtgtgtatatatatatatatatatatatatatatatatatatatatatatatatatatatatatatatatatatatatatatatatatatatatatatgtgtgtgtgtatatatatatatatatatatatatatatatatatatatatatatatatatatatatatatatatgtatgtatgtatgtatatacatatatatatgtatatacatgtatatacatacatatatatgtatgtatatacacatatatatgtatatacatgtatgtatatacatatatatgtatgtatgtatatacatatatatatgtatgtatgtatatacatacatacatacatatatatgtgtatatatatatgtatatatatatgtatatatataaaaaaatcctaattaatcatatgagaaccaatcTTCAGGTGAGCACGTATGAACAAATTCAAATCATGATTTGTAAGGtttgatggatgagaaatcaagtaaaaaatgagtgtggtcattttcataaatattacaaaattttgtttcttttgaaCCGTTAGTTGATCAACTAGATCAATAGTTTGGATTTGTTCGTAGGTTCTCACTTGAGACATGGTTCTCACCTTATTagggacctatatatatataatcaacatCAAGTGAGAGTAGCGCTGAGAACTGTGGACTAATATGATCTATTGATGATCAATGGCTaggaaattaagtaaaaaaataaaagagtaattttcttaattattataaactttcaaaatttgtaatatttataaaaatgaatccattaacttattttttcatttcttcctttagtcatttttattttattttaaatcgCTAAATTTACTAGATAGATAGTTAGGATTTGTCCCCTTCTTACCTGGGCAtggttattatatatatatatatatatatatatatatatatatatatatatatttgttcattAATGATGAaggattttagtaaaaaataacttgattcaattttataattattaaaaaaattaaatttgtaatatttatgaaaatataatgacATGACTCCGGCCTTACCCCTTATTATTAAGCAACCTTGAACTAGTTATATAGTCAAATGAATGTATTTGATCAGTGCAGGAAGACCATGTTCTTAACCGACCATCAAGATTCATCAATAATTGGAATTGAGGGTATTAGTTTAAAAAACATATCAGATCAATTTTATaagagtaacacttgtgtgacaccgtctcacgggtctcaatccgtcagacgggtcggatctttgattaatgaataaaatctttgattaatgggtagAATCTTtgactcattaatcaaaattcCAACCCATAAGAAGGTCTCATACAAGCTTTTGCAATTttagaattattaaaaaattttaagaatgaggttcattttataattattttattatacaaGAAAATTTATTATCTCTTTTGCTATCATTTTAGATCTAATGATAATATTTACATGAAAATGTATGAATGCAGATGGGAAAAAGAAGATTGCAAAAGAGAGAATTGAAGCCATAGACGAGGAACACAAATCAGTAAAATACAAGGTGATCGGAGGTGATCTGTTAGAACATTACAAGAGTGTGAGCTTAAGTGTTCATGTTGACACAAGGGGCATAAACAACTTGGTGACTTGGACCATAGAGTTTGAGAAGCAAAATGAGAGTATCCCAGAGCCACACACTTTGATGAAGTTTGTCTTAGATGTCACCAAAGACATTGAGACCCACCATCTCGATCAAGTGATGCCAAATTAAATCTCACAAATTCTTGGCTGTTTTAATTCATACCCAGATCATATCCATCATCAATACTTTAATAACTTAGCTTGCTTGCACGAAGGGCtttaagttattaaattgctatgATGTCTATTTGATCTCTCAATGGATTAAAATCAACCAAGAATTTTTCAACTTATTGTTGGCTtgctaaataaataattaaatattatgtgATTGTGTTTGGAAGTTTGCAGTTCCAATGATTGTATGAAATAATGTAAGCTTTTCATAGCTTAACTTGTCAGCATAATGTTTATATGTAACCAAAATGTAATAGTGGTTGTGTTATTACTATGGTGGTGTATTTTGAGAATTTCAATAATATAAGAAATGAAAGAGTTTGTCccgtgtttttattatttttatttcgagAATAAGATAAATTAAACATTATGAgattaattataaagtataacttgttaaaaattagaaaatatgatTCTATTTGAAATATCCTCCATACTGTGTGGATGGCTTAGTACCTTGCACTTTGTTTGAGTCATATTCTCCATATTGTGTGGATTAGGCTCAGTACCTTGCACTTTAATGTGTTTGAGTCcatattgtttaattatatagtaaattgttaaattttatattatgcGTTCAAACATGACTAAAGGAAGCTTAAATATATAAGAtggggaaaattgtaatttttgccccttcataatatgccaattatcaatgtcacatctgaattattagtggtgtaaatgttgcctctcaattttaaaaaacggtacatatattgtccctctcgtggtgtaaatattgtctCCTTtggtacgggaggggcaatatatgtactgtttttgaaaattgaggggcaaaatttacaccactaataattcaggggtgccattgataattggcatattatggaggggcataaattacaattttcatattTGTGTCATCAAGTTGCTTATATTATTCTAAGCTTGATAGGGACAATGCTATTCttttaattagaaattaaaagtgTACTCTCTCGTTGTAATACAAAATAGTTAATGTTCTGAGTATAGAGAAATAAAGTTTATTCTttgattataaatatagaagagTTAATTATATAGGAACATAGAAGTAATGTTTATTCTCTGATTGTAAACACTGAAGAGTTCATCTTTGATCTAAGTATAGAGGAGTAAAGTTAATTGAATGATTTTACATACAGAAGGGTTGATCTTATGCATGTGTTTAATTATTGGGATTTTATATCTTACATGATATTAATAGAGAGAATATATGCATCACTTGATTGTCCAAGGAAAGATTTTTATAATCTAGAGAATTTGGTaccaatttattatatttagttaatataataaatgttaTATGATAAAGTTATACATAACTTTTGTGAATAATTTTAGTTATTCCtatcaattataaaaataatggtaatggcaatataataataataataataataattattattattattattagtattattattattattattattataataataataataatgtcagtTATGCATAAATTCTGTGAACAAAATGTGTTCTTATTATATGACATCtattatctaatcaattaactCATTCACTTGTTCACGATTTGATTGTGTTTCCATGGCTCTGTCCAAGTTCCTATTCTCctctattttctcttttattgttATCTAATTCCTTTACttcgtttttttttattatttgaattatcCAACCATTTGCATTCGGTTAGATTTCCAATACTACTTTTGAAGAAAGCAAGTGCGTTGTTGAAGATTCAATTTTATCTCCAAATAGCTAAATTTATTCCAATTTTACTTTTgtcattgtttattttaatcTATTATCTTGTGCTTATTATAGATTACTTAGCTTAACTTGCTTGTTTGACCTTGAAGTGATTTTTACTTCTGCTATGATTATGTGTGATTAGTTCTCCTTGGGGGAGATAGGATTGTAGATTATGTTCAAGGCCGGGGATGTgacttttaattaattgactgaTTAGAAGTGATGAGATCTGCCTTTGATGTTGTTAATCACCATGACCTTTGAGAGAAGGGATGATTTTGGATTAATCTTATTTCACCTCTAAGAAATGGGAAGTTTAATTAGGGGGCGTTTACTTTTTGAGAATTTTcaagaattttcaaaaattgaaaattgaaaacaaactAATGCGTTTACTATGCTCTGTTTccattttcaaaattgaaaattattctCCATTTTAGAGAAAAATAGAGACACACTAAAAATGTGCTCTACTTAGAAAACAGGCGGGTGAACCGTAGCGGTTACTCCATCGAATCCTGGCCACAACAAATTCTttcctcatttttcttctttctttgacAGTCTTCTTcggcctctttttttttttcttcgctTATCACTGCTTCAATAATCTCTTTTTCTTCCTCCCATCACTGCTTCAATCATCTCTTTCTTCGCCAGTCTTGCCCAgcctctttttcttcttcccatcTCAGTGCTTCAATTCTCCCCACACTCTCCAGTTTATCGCTCTCCCTCGCTCAGCCTTCGGAGTCAGACCTCCATACTCGGCTACGCAGAAAATAAAGGTGGGTTGGCGTGGACTGCCATATGTTGGATCTGTTGGCGACACAGAGAATTGGCGACGCAATGGAAAGCCACTGGAGCTAGAGATTAACAAAACTCATACATTAATACAAAAGAAATGCATgctctctttttctcttttattttatttttatagcaTGTTTCGGAATGATTCATGTTCCTTATTAATCTTGATTTTTACTAAAAgcgataataataataataataataataataataataataataataataataataaatttcacCTGTTTGAGATAAGGGTgactaaaattaatatattattggcatttcatttttattgaaaGTAGTGTTAAATTAACCACTTAAATATATGTTAAAAATAAGTACTGGTAAATAAGTTTTGAATTTCAGGTTTTAGAGAACATAGAATAGAAAATAGAGAATTCAAAACAGAGAATAGAAAATAGAGAATAGAAAAGAGAGAACAAAGGTAAACAGGCCCTAAATGTTTCCGTCGTCACTGTGAGTCTGTGACTGTCTTCTTGCGTTTCGACGTACCTAGTGGTTTTTCTCCCAATCTTTCACCACAAAACCTGTTGGAAGTTGGAACCTTGTCGCAAGCCTATGCCTGAAAACCCATTGCCATCCGCCACTACACGAGCTGCTACCGTCATTGGAGTTGCTCGCGGTTTTTTTGGCCAGATCTCTCTCTCCAGGTCTCCGTTCAATGTGATGTTGCCTCCATTGGATTCTCCTTGAGGAAATGCACCTAGTAGTGTTTTCAGATCCATCATCTTTGCCGGTCACCACTGTCGGCCACCGGCTGCCACCGCCACCGTCACCAACCAAAGACACTAGagacttttttttcttctcctattTATTGTTATGGCATCGTCTTCCACCACTTTTACCTCATTGCCATTACCATGGATAAATTAGTTGGTAGGGAAAACTATGCCTCTTGGGCTGCGTTCGTAAAACTTTGGTTTAAAGGCAAGGTTTGTCTGTCCATCTAGACACAAAGATTGAGGACATTCAAGAGAATAAAGGTGAATGGGAGAAGGTGGATACAGTATTGTGCAATATGTTGTGTCCTAAACTCTATAACATCTACAAGGTGTATGAAACGTGCTATGACGTTTGGAATAAAGCCAAGTCCCTTTACACTAATGATGTCAAACGGCTTCTCTAACATCTAATATGTTTAACTTTCATGGGACTGTTGATATGGATATACCAGCATTCTTTGGCCGAATAGAAGCTTTATAGCAAGAATATAATAATCTGATTCCGCATGAGAAAACTGCAGATGGTCATGTGAAGCAGTGTGACAAGTTCTTTATGGTGTTCACCTTGGCTACCttcgtcttgatctggttaatgTTCGAGATCAGATTCTGGCAAGTCCTATTGTACGGTCTGTATCCACTTTGATTGAAGCTATTACCAGACTACTTCGAGTCACCTTGGCATTTGATGATCCAGAAAGATATAAACGATTGGTTGGTATGCTAAATAACCTGATTGTAAGTCGTTGTGATCTTGCATACTCAGTTAGTGTTGTAAGTCAATTTATGGCATCTCCAACTGTTGACCATTAGAGAGCTGTAGAACAAATCTTGAGCCACTTGAAAAGGGCTCTAGGGCGTGGAAttgtatataaataacatgGACATATGAGAATTGAGTGCTATGCAGATGCAAATTATGCAGAGTCTATGGAAAATCGAAGATCTACAACcggattttgtgtttttttttgtgggaaTTTGATCTCATGGAGAAGAAAGAAGCAAATGTTGTCTTGCAGTCAAGTGTAGAGTCAAAGTATAGAGCAATGGCACAAGAAACCTGTGAAATCTTGTGGATATATCACATTCTGAATGAAATACGATTCAAGGCTGCGAAGTTATGGTGTGATAATTACGCTGCCCTCCATATTGCAGCCAACCCGGTCTTTCATAAATTGATTGTCATTTCATTTGTGAAAAGATGAGATCTTTTTACAAAAGCAGTAAATGGGCCTCGAGTAGATTACttatgtaacaagttgggcatgattaatACTGTATATATTATGCTCCAACTTGAAGGGGAGTGTTAGatgttatacatatatatttggtataCATATATTCAGTCTCTATCATAGCATGATTTTAGGCTTAGGTTTAGGGATTGATTTCCGATCCTTAACATAGTTAGTATTAGTTTGGTGTATATTTATGTGTATTCATTCTTCTTAGTATTATGAAATATACAGATTCTTCTCTTGTTTAcaccaaataaataaaacataagtCTTGATTTTTGATACTTAATGTGAATTATATAAAGAAGGGAGTATTTTTCATTGATGATAATTTGCACTGTACAGACAGACACACATGCTAGAACTCCAAAGCAAGGGAGTAATCTCCCACATACTAAAATACCAAAGGTCACATGCTAAAATCCTAATCTACGACCTGCTAAATATGTTTCAACACTTGATACTCATGAAGCACTATACTCTGTGCTTACTTAAATTCTGAGAGgttataaattattacatgactattattatatttctatgCATTTTGAGAT contains these protein-coding regions:
- the LOC116015187 gene encoding kirola-like — its product is MSNLSGKLVSQIEIKSDGDVFHEIFRYRPNHISTMSSDKIHGCDLHEGEWGTVGSVICWTFTHDGKKKIAKERIEAIDEEHKSVKYKVIGGDLLEHYKSVSLSVHVDTRGINNLVTWTIEFEKQNESIPEPHTLMKFVLDVTKDIETHHLDQVMPN